A genomic region of Mycobacterium sp. Aquia_213 contains the following coding sequences:
- a CDS encoding enoyl-CoA hydratase/isomerase family protein — protein MTEQTLDQPAGAISPVHAPDRDSAPVAREMDGHVAVLTMQHAPHNFLGTALFDALLDGIRWAAEQRARAVLLRSSLRNFCAGADVTIFDSAESGEAPTLGVVELLREFDSLPIPIVAAVHGVCLGGGLELALACDLIVASESAKIGNVEASIGLNPLMGGIQRVTERAGAARAKEMAMLARRYDARTLERWNIINRVVADDQLAAVTSALAHELANGPTVAHASTKAIVSHAVSHGVSATDDAMHELQSGIWKSEDLKIGLASLAAEGPGAARFGGR, from the coding sequence GTGACCGAACAGACCCTGGATCAACCGGCCGGCGCGATATCGCCGGTCCACGCCCCGGACCGGGATTCAGCGCCGGTGGCCCGCGAGATGGATGGGCATGTCGCCGTGCTGACCATGCAGCACGCCCCACACAACTTCTTGGGAACAGCGTTGTTCGACGCCTTGCTCGACGGAATTCGATGGGCGGCCGAGCAGCGGGCCCGTGCCGTGCTGCTGCGCAGCAGTCTGCGCAATTTCTGTGCCGGTGCCGACGTGACAATTTTCGACAGCGCCGAGAGCGGCGAGGCCCCCACGCTCGGAGTCGTGGAACTGCTCAGGGAATTCGATTCGCTACCGATTCCGATCGTTGCCGCCGTGCACGGTGTCTGCCTCGGCGGCGGCTTGGAGCTGGCACTTGCCTGCGATCTGATCGTCGCCAGCGAGTCGGCCAAGATCGGCAACGTCGAGGCATCGATCGGGCTGAACCCGTTGATGGGGGGAATCCAACGGGTCACCGAGCGCGCCGGCGCGGCACGTGCCAAGGAGATGGCAATGCTCGCTCGCCGCTACGATGCCCGCACGCTGGAACGCTGGAACATCATCAACCGCGTTGTTGCCGACGACCAACTTGCCGCGGTAACCAGTGCGCTTGCCCATGAGCTTGCCAACGGGCCGACCGTCGCGCACGCGTCCACCAAAGCGATTGTCTCGCACGCGGTCTCGCATGGGGTATCGGCGACCGACGATGCGATGCACGAATTGCAGTCCGGCATTTGGAAATCCGAGGACTTGAAGATCGGGCTGGCATCCCTGGCCGCCGAAGGCCCCGGTGCCGCGCGTTTCGGGGGACGGTAA
- a CDS encoding TetR/AcrR family transcriptional regulator encodes MPKRSDSKERMIAAARRLFREHGYFGTALSDVVAESSAPRGSLYFHFPGGKEELATEVALLHSADAIAHINRAAGTTGTAAELIAAFLGRPRDELIASDYREGCAVAPIVIESTPASAQLTDTARRGFQDLIATLAARLNEKGIPESQARQLALNAVTAMEGALILSRVLRSPEPFDAAIAELAASTEAVDGTPVR; translated from the coding sequence ATGCCAAAGCGAAGTGACAGCAAGGAGCGGATGATCGCGGCGGCTCGCCGGCTGTTTCGCGAGCACGGCTACTTCGGGACCGCGCTGTCCGACGTCGTGGCCGAGAGCTCGGCACCGCGGGGCTCGCTGTACTTTCACTTTCCCGGCGGCAAGGAGGAACTCGCCACCGAGGTAGCGCTGCTGCACTCCGCCGACGCCATCGCCCACATCAACCGGGCCGCGGGGACCACCGGCACCGCCGCCGAACTGATCGCGGCGTTCCTCGGCCGTCCCCGCGACGAACTCATCGCCAGCGACTACCGCGAAGGCTGCGCCGTCGCCCCCATCGTCATCGAATCCACACCGGCCTCGGCGCAGCTCACCGACACCGCCCGGCGTGGCTTCCAGGATCTCATCGCCACGTTGGCCGCACGTCTGAACGAGAAGGGCATTCCCGAAAGCCAGGCTAGGCAGCTCGCTCTCAATGCCGTCACCGCCATGGAAGGTGCGCTCATTCTCAGCCGGGTACTGCGCAGCCCCGAGCCATTCGATGCCGCCATCGCCGAACTCGCCGCCAGCACCGAGGCCGTCGACGGGACACCGGTCCGATGA
- a CDS encoding lipocalin-like domain-containing protein, whose amino-acid sequence MTTITTADELRTNLIGAWTLQSYESSALDGSDVSYPLGVDAQGFIMYTPDGYMSAQLMRAGRAPFERDDPHHAHDNELAVAAGGYMSYAGPFSVVEDGLIAHHVEVSLLPNWIGGIQYRTAQLRDSCLELGPPDPIVINGAPRRAKLVWRRT is encoded by the coding sequence ATGACGACGATTACAACGGCGGATGAGTTGCGCACCAACCTGATTGGCGCCTGGACGTTGCAGTCGTACGAAAGCAGCGCGCTGGACGGCTCCGACGTGAGCTACCCGCTGGGCGTGGATGCCCAGGGCTTCATTATGTACACCCCGGACGGCTACATGTCGGCCCAGCTGATGCGCGCCGGCCGGGCGCCGTTCGAACGCGACGATCCGCATCACGCGCACGACAATGAGCTCGCCGTGGCGGCCGGTGGGTATATGAGCTATGCCGGCCCGTTCTCGGTCGTCGAGGACGGCCTGATCGCTCACCATGTCGAAGTCAGCTTGCTGCCCAACTGGATCGGCGGAATCCAATACCGCACGGCCCAGTTGCGGGACTCCTGCCTGGAACTCGGCCCGCCCGACCCGATCGTGATCAACGGCGCGCCCCGCAGGGCCAAGCTGGTGTGGCGGCGCACCTAA
- a CDS encoding sensor domain-containing protein codes for MSYDPLGRAPYAPPPVGPPVFVPPPLPPQGPPVNTFATLSLVFAFVFAPVGAILGHLGLAQIRRTGELGRDRALLGLSLSYGFIVLTVVALAGWATLSTLAVYRSNQAAAPATTAAPVTTSESPPVPTVAPDDVSKLLPKLDALKTITNDQNLEAGETSDRPGKSTKNASIDRPQCWGSMVPGAPEAYTADAIQRYRGESFSDTQTLLKSIQISEVVIAFRDAPTAQSQVTKLVDDWRQCGGSPVTLTARGGPTYTLSLSPPADAGNGITTMDLEPKGLKVRFVRAAAAKANIVVDLFVVSLGTTDASGPRQMAVSIANYILNKIPA; via the coding sequence TTGAGCTACGATCCGCTGGGCCGCGCCCCCTACGCCCCGCCGCCGGTGGGACCGCCGGTCTTCGTGCCGCCACCGCTGCCGCCGCAGGGCCCGCCCGTCAACACCTTCGCGACGTTGTCGCTGGTGTTCGCGTTCGTATTCGCCCCTGTCGGTGCGATTCTCGGACATCTGGGCCTCGCGCAGATCCGCCGCACCGGTGAGCTCGGACGTGACCGCGCGCTGCTGGGGCTGTCCCTGTCGTACGGGTTCATCGTGCTCACCGTCGTCGCGCTGGCCGGGTGGGCCACGCTGTCCACCCTCGCCGTCTATCGGTCCAACCAGGCCGCGGCGCCGGCGACCACCGCCGCCCCTGTCACCACCAGCGAGTCACCGCCAGTGCCGACGGTCGCTCCGGACGACGTGAGCAAGCTGCTGCCGAAGCTGGATGCCCTCAAAACCATCACCAACGACCAGAACCTGGAGGCCGGCGAGACGTCGGACCGTCCCGGCAAGTCCACCAAGAACGCCAGCATCGACCGCCCCCAGTGCTGGGGCAGCATGGTCCCCGGGGCGCCCGAGGCCTACACCGCCGACGCCATCCAGCGCTACCGCGGGGAATCATTCTCCGACACACAAACCTTGCTGAAGTCGATCCAGATCAGCGAGGTGGTCATCGCGTTTCGGGATGCGCCCACCGCCCAATCACAAGTCACGAAGCTGGTCGACGATTGGCGCCAATGCGGCGGGTCGCCCGTGACACTGACCGCCCGGGGCGGGCCCACCTACACGCTGTCGCTCAGTCCTCCCGCCGACGCCGGCAACGGCATCACCACGATGGATTTGGAGCCCAAGGGCTTGAAGGTGCGATTCGTGCGGGCGGCGGCGGCCAAAGCCAACATTGTCGTCGACCTGTTCGTCGTCAGCCTCGGCACGACCGATGCCAGCGGCCCCCGGCAGATGGCCGTGAGCATCGCCAACTACATCCTCAACAAGATCCCCGCCTGA
- a CDS encoding aldo/keto reductase, translated as MKYLEVDGVGQVSRIGLGTWQFGSREWGYGDEYAAGAARDIVQRARATGVTLFDTAEVYGLGKSERILGEALGDERAEVAVASKIMPVAPFPAVIKQRERASARRLQLDRIPLYQIHQANPLVPDSVIMPGMRDLLDSGDIGAAGVSNYSLERWKKADAALGRPVISNQVHFSLAFPKALKKLVPFAEQENRVVIAYSPLEQGLLGGKYGVDNRPGGVRAINSLFGTENLRRLEPLLQLLRDVAKEVDAKPAQVALAWLISYPGVVAIPGASSVEQLEFNVAAGDIELPIASRDALTEAALAFEPVSPVRFLTDLAREKLGRR; from the coding sequence ATGAAATATCTCGAGGTCGACGGAGTGGGACAGGTCAGCCGGATCGGGTTGGGCACCTGGCAATTCGGCTCACGCGAATGGGGTTACGGCGACGAGTACGCCGCCGGTGCCGCCCGTGACATCGTGCAGCGCGCTCGCGCGACGGGCGTGACGCTCTTCGATACCGCCGAGGTTTACGGGCTGGGCAAAAGCGAGCGAATCCTCGGCGAGGCGCTCGGCGACGAGCGTGCCGAGGTTGCGGTGGCCAGCAAGATCATGCCGGTCGCACCCTTCCCCGCGGTGATCAAGCAGCGCGAACGGGCCAGTGCGCGGCGGCTGCAGCTCGACCGGATCCCGCTCTACCAGATCCACCAGGCCAACCCGCTGGTTCCCGATTCGGTGATCATGCCGGGCATGCGCGACCTCCTCGACAGCGGCGACATCGGCGCGGCCGGCGTCTCGAACTATTCGCTGGAGCGGTGGAAAAAAGCCGATGCCGCGCTCGGGCGTCCCGTCATCAGCAATCAGGTCCATTTCTCGCTCGCGTTTCCGAAGGCGCTCAAGAAGTTGGTGCCGTTCGCCGAACAAGAGAATCGGGTCGTGATCGCGTACAGCCCGTTGGAGCAGGGACTGCTGGGCGGCAAATATGGCGTGGACAACCGTCCCGGAGGCGTCCGCGCGATCAATTCACTGTTCGGTACCGAAAACCTGCGCCGCCTCGAGCCGTTGCTGCAGCTGTTGCGCGACGTCGCGAAGGAAGTCGACGCCAAGCCGGCACAGGTGGCGCTGGCGTGGCTGATCAGCTACCCGGGCGTGGTCGCCATTCCCGGCGCGTCCAGCGTCGAACAGCTCGAGTTCAACGTGGCCGCGGGCGACATCGAGCTGCCCATCGCATCGCGTGACGCACTCACCGAGGCGGCGCTGGCGTTTGAGCCGGTCTCGCCGGTTCGCTTCCTGACGGACCTGGCGCGGGAGAAGCTAGGGCGTCGCTGA
- a CDS encoding SDR family oxidoreductase has translation MVVGASSGLGRCIGIGLAQRGDQVALLARRRERLETAAKEAGPGAVAVECDITDEASCRSAIEKTVDALGGIDNVVFTPAISPLVRLVDTDAATWRRIFDTNVIGASLVTSAAIPHLTASAGKAVYLSSDAGPYGPSWQGLGAYGVSKAALERLVDAWRAEHPDVGFTNLIVGECAGGEGEAATGMNAGWDMELAMRAVPVWVSDRCMPGKLMPIEDLIGVVHTILSTNSSTSMPIVIARGAPAGTPALAPASATP, from the coding sequence GTGGTGGTTGGCGCATCGAGTGGCCTCGGGCGCTGCATTGGAATCGGGCTTGCCCAGCGCGGCGATCAGGTGGCGCTGCTGGCGCGCCGGCGCGAGCGCCTCGAGACCGCCGCGAAGGAGGCCGGGCCCGGCGCGGTCGCCGTCGAGTGCGATATCACCGACGAGGCCTCGTGTCGGTCAGCCATCGAGAAGACCGTTGACGCGCTCGGCGGCATCGACAACGTGGTGTTCACGCCCGCGATCAGCCCGCTGGTCCGCTTGGTCGACACCGATGCCGCAACCTGGCGCCGCATCTTCGACACCAATGTGATCGGGGCGTCGCTGGTGACGTCGGCAGCGATACCGCACTTGACCGCGTCCGCGGGCAAGGCGGTCTACCTGTCCTCCGACGCCGGTCCCTACGGGCCGTCCTGGCAGGGTCTGGGCGCCTACGGCGTCAGCAAGGCCGCGCTCGAGCGACTGGTCGACGCGTGGCGTGCCGAACACCCCGACGTCGGCTTCACCAACCTCATCGTGGGGGAGTGCGCCGGCGGCGAGGGCGAGGCCGCGACGGGGATGAACGCCGGTTGGGATATGGAACTGGCCATGCGGGCCGTCCCGGTGTGGGTGTCGGATCGCTGCATGCCCGGCAAGCTGATGCCCATCGAGGACCTGATCGGAGTCGTGCACACGATCCTGAGCACCAACTCATCGACCTCGATGCCGATCGTCATCGCCAGGGGCGCCCCCGCCGGCACCCCGGCACTAGCCCCCGCGTCAGCGACGCCCTAG
- a CDS encoding sensor domain-containing diguanylate cyclase, translated as MRYRILADNAVDVIVHLRGREVAWVSPSVVGALGGPPQQWLGSGFNNRIHPDDLETVVTALQSIADGDSVIQRFRVRSVDSGYRWVDGHAKLYVDAEGNADGLIAALRLADDQVETEQRLERLARFDILTGLANRAETMVRLESELQEPRPAGTYVGILFCDVDHFKDINDTWGHGIGDVVLATLAARIHECVRSGDTVGRTGGDEILVLLPGVHGVDGVAEIADTIRRHAAEPIHVAGNAIYATLSIGSTIALPGEPVSSVTARADAAMYQEKSADQNGLTRFSAQRSLRRTRRA; from the coding sequence ATGCGTTATCGGATCCTTGCCGACAACGCCGTGGACGTGATCGTGCACCTGCGCGGGCGGGAGGTTGCTTGGGTCTCGCCGTCGGTCGTGGGCGCGCTAGGCGGGCCGCCCCAACAGTGGCTCGGCTCGGGCTTCAACAACCGCATTCATCCCGACGACCTCGAGACAGTCGTCACCGCGCTGCAGAGTATTGCCGACGGCGATTCGGTCATCCAGCGGTTTCGGGTCCGCTCCGTCGACTCCGGGTACCGCTGGGTGGACGGCCACGCGAAACTCTATGTCGACGCTGAGGGCAATGCCGACGGGCTGATCGCGGCGCTGCGCCTCGCCGATGATCAGGTCGAGACCGAGCAGCGACTCGAGCGCTTAGCCCGTTTCGACATCCTCACCGGGCTGGCCAACCGGGCCGAGACCATGGTGCGCCTCGAATCTGAGCTACAGGAACCGCGACCCGCCGGGACATACGTCGGCATCCTGTTCTGCGACGTCGACCACTTCAAGGACATCAACGACACGTGGGGACACGGCATCGGCGACGTCGTGCTGGCGACTTTGGCGGCCCGGATCCACGAATGCGTCCGATCGGGGGACACGGTCGGGCGGACGGGAGGCGACGAAATACTCGTGCTGCTGCCCGGCGTCCACGGCGTCGACGGGGTCGCCGAGATCGCCGACACGATTCGCCGCCACGCTGCCGAACCCATCCACGTGGCGGGAAACGCGATCTACGCGACTCTGAGCATCGGTTCCACCATTGCCCTCCCCGGTGAGCCGGTTTCCTCGGTCACGGCCCGGGCGGACGCGGCGATGTATCAGGAGAAATCCGCCGACCAGAACGGCCTCACCCGATTTTCGGCGCAGCGATCGCTGCGCCGGACGCGCCGCGCTTGA
- the glgX gene encoding glycogen debranching protein GlgX, whose amino-acid sequence MTRADVARADAPAPTPTGELWPGKAYPLGATYDGAGTNFTLFSEVAERVELCLFDADGAETRITLPEVDYYVWHGYIPAIEPGQRYGYRVYGPYESAEGLRCNPNKLLLDPYSKAIDGTFDWNQSLFSYNFGEPDSRNDDDSATSMPKSVVINPYFDWGNDRPPGHEYADTVIYEAHVKGLTQTHPDIPEQMRGTYGAVAHPVIIDHLKSLGVTAIELMPVHHFANDSTLIERGLSNYWGYNTIGFFAPDFKYTSAASPGGQVQEFKAMVRALHEADIEVILDVVYNHTAEGNHLGPTLSMRGIDNAAYYRLVDDDKQYYMDYTGTGNSLNVGHPHSLQLIMDSLRYWVTEMHVDGFRFDLASTLAREFYDVDRLSTFFELVQQDPTVSQVKLIAEPWDVGPGGYQVGNFPPQWTEWNGKYRDTVRDFWRGEPATLDEFAYRLSGSADLYEHTGRRPVASINFVIAHDGFTLRDLVSYNEKHNEANGEDNNDGESHNRSWNCGAEGPTDDPEINELRARQERNFLTTLLLSQGVPMICHGDELGRTQSGNNNGYCQDSELTWIDWANADTGLLEFTRTVSALRAKHPVFRRRRFFSGKPVGRRGQDGLPDIAWFALDGDEMTDEDWGASFAKSVAVFLNGHGIPGRDARGQRVLDDSFLLCFNAHYEPLEFTLPPKEFGAAWNLVVYTGPEETTPADELPGGGTLTVEPHTAVVLQALPDSETR is encoded by the coding sequence ATGACCAGAGCAGACGTGGCCAGGGCAGACGCGCCTGCTCCGACGCCCACCGGTGAACTGTGGCCGGGCAAGGCATACCCGCTGGGCGCCACATACGATGGCGCCGGTACCAACTTCACCCTGTTCAGCGAGGTGGCCGAGCGGGTGGAGCTGTGCCTGTTCGACGCCGATGGTGCCGAGACGCGGATCACCCTCCCCGAGGTCGACTACTACGTCTGGCACGGTTACATACCGGCCATCGAACCCGGTCAACGCTACGGGTACCGGGTCTACGGCCCGTACGAATCGGCCGAGGGGTTGCGCTGCAACCCGAACAAGCTGCTGCTGGACCCGTATTCGAAGGCCATCGACGGCACCTTCGACTGGAACCAGTCGCTGTTCAGCTACAACTTCGGCGAGCCCGACAGCCGCAACGACGACGACTCTGCGACCAGCATGCCCAAGTCGGTGGTGATCAACCCGTACTTCGACTGGGGCAACGACCGCCCGCCGGGTCACGAGTATGCCGACACGGTCATCTACGAGGCGCACGTCAAGGGTCTGACGCAGACACATCCGGACATCCCCGAGCAGATGCGCGGCACCTACGGGGCCGTGGCGCACCCGGTGATCATCGACCACCTCAAGAGCCTGGGTGTCACCGCGATCGAGCTGATGCCGGTGCACCACTTCGCCAACGACTCCACCTTGATCGAGCGGGGCCTGTCGAATTACTGGGGCTACAACACAATTGGATTTTTTGCGCCCGACTTCAAGTACACCAGCGCGGCGTCGCCGGGCGGGCAGGTGCAGGAGTTCAAGGCGATGGTGCGCGCCCTGCACGAAGCGGATATCGAGGTGATTCTCGATGTCGTCTACAACCACACCGCCGAGGGCAACCACCTGGGACCCACGCTGTCGATGCGCGGCATCGACAACGCCGCGTACTACCGCCTGGTCGATGACGACAAGCAGTACTACATGGACTACACCGGCACGGGAAACAGCCTCAACGTCGGGCATCCGCACTCGCTGCAACTGATCATGGACTCGCTGCGCTATTGGGTGACCGAAATGCATGTCGACGGTTTCCGGTTCGACTTGGCCTCGACGCTGGCCCGCGAGTTCTACGACGTCGACAGGCTGTCGACGTTCTTCGAGCTCGTGCAACAGGATCCGACCGTCAGCCAGGTCAAATTGATCGCCGAACCGTGGGACGTCGGGCCGGGGGGCTACCAGGTCGGCAACTTCCCGCCGCAGTGGACGGAGTGGAACGGAAAGTACCGCGACACCGTGCGCGATTTCTGGCGTGGCGAGCCGGCCACGCTCGACGAGTTCGCCTACCGGCTGTCCGGATCGGCCGACCTCTACGAGCACACCGGACGCCGGCCGGTGGCCTCGATCAATTTCGTCATCGCCCACGACGGGTTCACCCTGCGTGATCTGGTCTCCTACAACGAGAAGCACAACGAGGCCAACGGCGAGGACAACAACGACGGCGAGAGCCATAACCGGTCGTGGAACTGCGGCGCCGAGGGGCCGACCGACGATCCCGAGATCAACGAACTGCGTGCCCGCCAGGAGCGCAACTTCCTCACCACGCTGCTGCTGTCGCAGGGCGTGCCGATGATCTGCCACGGCGACGAGCTCGGCCGCACCCAGAGCGGCAATAACAACGGCTACTGCCAGGACAGCGAGCTGACCTGGATCGATTGGGCCAACGCCGACACCGGTCTGCTGGAGTTCACCCGCACCGTGTCGGCGCTGCGAGCCAAGCATCCGGTGTTCCGCAGGCGGCGATTCTTTTCGGGCAAGCCGGTGGGCCGCCGCGGCCAGGACGGACTGCCCGACATCGCCTGGTTCGCCCTGGATGGGGACGAGATGACCGACGAGGACTGGGGCGCGAGCTTCGCCAAGTCCGTCGCGGTATTCCTCAACGGGCACGGCATTCCCGGCCGTGACGCCCGGGGGCAGCGGGTGCTCGACGACTCCTTCCTGCTCTGTTTCAATGCTCACTACGAGCCGCTCGAATTCACCCTTCCCCCAAAAGAATTCGGCGCCGCGTGGAACCTCGTGGTGTACACCGGACCCGAGGAGACGACGCCCGCGGACGAACTGCCCGGCGGTGGCACGCTCACCGTGGAACCGCACACCGCCGTGGTGCTACAGGCTCTTCCCGATAGCGAGACGCGGTAG
- a CDS encoding MerR family transcriptional regulator, translating into MADPPDVTGAPASDHGVYGISVAAELSGVAVQSLRLYERYGLLTPSRSEGGTRRYSADDLARLRRISALVDAGINLAGIARILNLEDDNASLSEANSDLRSNNRTLRNAAKTARSEREPGAEAAT; encoded by the coding sequence ATGGCTGATCCTCCAGACGTCACCGGTGCGCCGGCGTCCGACCATGGTGTGTACGGCATCTCGGTCGCCGCCGAGCTTTCCGGCGTCGCGGTGCAGTCGCTACGCCTCTATGAGCGCTACGGCCTCCTCACGCCCTCTCGAAGCGAGGGCGGGACGCGGCGCTACAGTGCTGACGATTTGGCCCGGCTGCGGCGCATCAGCGCGCTGGTTGATGCCGGGATCAACCTGGCCGGTATCGCGCGCATTCTCAATCTCGAAGATGACAACGCCTCGCTCTCCGAGGCAAATAGCGATCTGCGCTCTAACAACCGCACTTTGCGCAACGCCGCGAAGACTGCCAGATCCGAAAGAGAACCGGGGGCCGAGGCCGCGACCTGA
- a CDS encoding Hsp20/alpha crystallin family protein yields the protein MLMRTDPFRELDRFAQQVLGTAARPAVMPMDAWREGEEFVVEFDLPGINADSLDIDIERNVVTVRAERPALDPNREMLATERPRGVFSRQLVLGENLDTEKIEASYTEGVLRLRIPVAERAKPRKITIGRGDGRTAVHDNVGAREVIDA from the coding sequence ATGCTGATGCGTACCGACCCGTTCCGTGAACTGGACCGTTTCGCACAGCAAGTACTGGGCACGGCCGCCCGCCCGGCCGTGATGCCGATGGATGCGTGGCGCGAGGGCGAAGAATTCGTGGTCGAATTCGACCTGCCCGGCATCAACGCGGACTCGCTGGACATCGACATCGAACGCAATGTGGTGACCGTGCGCGCCGAGCGGCCGGCCCTCGACCCCAACCGGGAAATGTTGGCCACCGAACGCCCGCGCGGGGTGTTCAGTAGGCAGCTAGTGCTGGGCGAAAACCTCGACACCGAGAAAATCGAGGCCTCCTACACCGAAGGGGTTCTGCGCCTTCGCATCCCGGTCGCCGAAAGAGCCAAGCCGCGCAAGATAACGATCGGCCGCGGCGACGGACGCACGGCAGTCCACGACAACGTAGGAGCACGGGAGGTAATCGACGCCTGA
- a CDS encoding PAS and ANTAR domain-containing protein, with product MSWDLNGQSADVEQALAGGAPHRAGWFRFYFADQRWEWSEQVQRLHGYEPGSVNPTTKLVLSHKHPDDRGQVAATIDQILNTHQAFSTRHRIIDTGGQVRHVVVVGDQLHDDRGAVIGTHGFYVDDSPLPDQAREDLVTAKLAEITEQRASIEQAKGMLMLIYGLGDGPAFDLLKWLSQDANIKLRLLAEQICEDFRSLGPRVSSQSDFDHLLLTAHERVDPAIR from the coding sequence ATGAGTTGGGACCTCAACGGCCAGTCGGCCGACGTCGAACAAGCCCTCGCCGGCGGTGCGCCGCACCGAGCCGGCTGGTTCCGGTTCTACTTTGCCGACCAGCGCTGGGAGTGGTCCGAGCAAGTACAACGGTTGCACGGATATGAGCCCGGCAGCGTTAACCCGACCACCAAACTGGTGCTGTCACACAAACACCCGGACGACCGTGGGCAGGTCGCGGCCACCATCGATCAGATCCTCAACACCCATCAGGCGTTCAGCACCCGCCATCGGATCATCGACACCGGCGGACAGGTGCGCCACGTCGTAGTCGTCGGCGACCAGCTCCACGACGACCGGGGCGCCGTGATCGGAACGCACGGGTTCTACGTCGACGACTCTCCATTGCCCGACCAAGCGCGCGAAGACCTCGTCACGGCGAAGCTGGCCGAGATTACCGAGCAGCGCGCCAGTATCGAGCAGGCCAAAGGGATGTTGATGCTGATCTATGGCCTTGGCGACGGTCCGGCTTTCGACTTGCTCAAATGGCTGTCTCAGGACGCCAATATCAAGCTGCGACTGCTGGCAGAACAGATTTGCGAAGACTTCCGCAGCCTCGGTCCGCGCGTCAGTTCACAATCGGACTTTGACCACTTACTGCTCACCGCGCACGAGCGCGTAGACCCGGCGATTCGATAG
- a CDS encoding deoxyribodipyrimidine photolyase yields the protein MLHSVILASSDPVAAGFILRGIKGIFVFIGSVIAAIVCGLIAAMKGRNPLGWGILGLFFSILTLIVVIVIPSKKS from the coding sequence ATGTTGCACTCGGTCATTCTGGCTAGTTCGGATCCCGTTGCGGCAGGTTTCATTCTGCGGGGAATCAAGGGAATCTTCGTCTTCATCGGCAGCGTGATCGCCGCAATCGTCTGTGGTCTCATCGCCGCGATGAAGGGCCGTAATCCGTTGGGGTGGGGAATTCTTGGGCTATTCTTCTCGATCCTCACCTTGATCGTCGTCATCGTCATTCCGAGCAAGAAGTCATAG
- a CDS encoding pyridoxamine 5'-phosphate oxidase family protein: protein MTAFNIPQREEFLAALHVGVLSVAAEDGRPPASVPIWYDYVPGGNVRVNTGASSRKAKLIERAGVVTLVVQREEPPYQYVVVEGTVVETAKPTPLDVREEIAIRYLGEEGGRAFVSSLAGQESVLFTIRPDRWITADFSGGL, encoded by the coding sequence ATGACTGCTTTCAACATCCCCCAGCGTGAAGAGTTCCTCGCCGCATTGCATGTCGGTGTGTTGTCCGTCGCCGCCGAAGACGGTCGTCCGCCGGCCAGTGTCCCGATTTGGTACGACTACGTTCCTGGCGGAAACGTCCGGGTCAACACCGGCGCGTCATCTCGTAAGGCCAAGCTCATCGAGCGGGCCGGCGTAGTGACGCTGGTCGTGCAGCGCGAGGAGCCGCCATACCAATATGTGGTCGTCGAGGGCACCGTGGTCGAGACCGCCAAGCCGACCCCGCTCGACGTCCGCGAGGAGATCGCGATCCGCTACCTCGGCGAGGAGGGCGGGCGTGCATTCGTTAGCAGCCTTGCGGGGCAGGAAAGCGTGCTCTTCACCATCCGGCCCGACCGCTGGATCACCGCCGATTTCTCCGGTGGACTCTAG
- a CDS encoding MFS transporter small subunit: MTDRSIEATSAPPKLLGVVSWLWVGVPFGYGVYELVVKIPALFTN, from the coding sequence ATGACCGACCGATCGATCGAGGCGACATCGGCACCGCCCAAGCTGCTGGGTGTGGTCAGCTGGTTGTGGGTGGGAGTGCCGTTCGGCTATGGCGTCTACGAGCTGGTCGTCAAGATCCCCGCATTGTTCACCAACTAG